In Thermococcus sp. JdF3, a genomic segment contains:
- a CDS encoding molybdenum cofactor biosynthesis protein B: MGTEEHKRKAPKKFRFAVITVSDTASRGEKEDKSGKFLIEELEKAGHEKVYYAVVPDEKMAIIGAVVEAFEKGADVVVTSGGTGIASRDVTIESLRPLFDKELTGFGEVFRLLSYEEIGTAAVMTRATAGVIRSSGRAMAVFCLPGSLGAAKTGIKIILNEAGHVLKHGGE, from the coding sequence ATGGGAACGGAGGAACACAAGAGAAAGGCCCCAAAAAAGTTCCGCTTCGCGGTCATAACCGTTAGCGACACCGCGAGCAGGGGGGAGAAGGAGGATAAGAGCGGGAAGTTTCTCATCGAGGAGCTGGAGAAGGCAGGACATGAGAAGGTTTACTACGCGGTCGTGCCCGACGAAAAGATGGCTATAATAGGGGCCGTCGTTGAGGCCTTCGAGAAAGGTGCCGATGTGGTTGTTACCTCGGGCGGAACTGGAATCGCGAGCAGGGACGTGACGATAGAGAGCCTAAGACCGCTGTTCGACAAAGAGCTTACCGGCTTCGGTGAAGTATTCAGGCTCCTCAGCTACGAGGAGATAGGAACGGCCGCGGTCATGACGAGAGCGACAGCTGGGGTAATCCGTAGCTCGGGGAGAGCAATGGCGGTCTTCTGCCTGCCGGGAAGCCTCGGGGCGGCTAAGACAGGAATAAAGATCATCCTCAACGAGGCCGGCCACGTGCTGAAGCACGGAGGGGAGTAA
- a CDS encoding HAD family hydrolase, translating to MLRGLIFDVDETLVYYEGYDHREWYEKWVMPALRERGIELDYGTYKKTVTGELPRSYIERFGIDHVEFWKIVDGVNLEYRMRMADKGRIKPFPDVDVLGELKRMGLKLGAVSNASPECTEFVLDLFDLRKYFDVVYGKDYSNLDGVKPSPYLVEKALNALGLEPEEALMVGDSRHDVLAGKRAGMKVVNVTRFGEIEGADYYVRDLWELEKLVKEILGSYSP from the coding sequence ATGCTCCGCGGTTTAATCTTCGACGTTGACGAGACCTTGGTCTACTACGAGGGCTACGACCACAGGGAATGGTACGAGAAGTGGGTTATGCCAGCCCTCCGGGAGCGTGGCATCGAACTGGACTACGGGACATACAAAAAGACGGTAACCGGCGAGCTTCCGAGGAGCTACATCGAGCGCTTTGGCATAGACCACGTGGAGTTCTGGAAAATCGTTGACGGCGTGAACCTTGAGTACCGCATGCGGATGGCAGACAAGGGCAGGATAAAACCCTTCCCGGATGTTGATGTCCTGGGAGAGCTGAAAAGGATGGGCCTGAAGCTGGGGGCCGTGAGTAACGCCTCCCCGGAGTGCACGGAGTTCGTTTTGGACCTCTTCGATTTGAGGAAATACTTCGATGTTGTTTACGGAAAGGACTATTCAAACCTTGACGGGGTCAAGCCAAGCCCCTACCTCGTTGAAAAAGCCCTGAACGCACTCGGCCTGGAGCCGGAGGAAGCGCTGATGGTTGGCGACAGCCGTCACGATGTGCTCGCCGGCAAAAGGGCCGGCATGAAGGTCGTCAACGTTACGCGCTTCGGGGAAATCGAGGGTGCCGACTACTATGTCAGGGACCTGTGGGAGCTTGAAAAGCTTGTAAAAGAGATTCTGGGGAGTTATTCCCCGTAA
- a CDS encoding PIN domain-containing protein, translated as MVFIDTSILVEYILNGPNADFAEMVLSGPSTSVTSTIVYRESLGALAMAFGRQRFGIKGKHSLRKFIRKNGWAPFKPVIDALDGLINESGIVVLQDSPQTNALRTIMEKYHLMPSDAQIVLTCQAYGIEKIATFDSDFKRVDFLKTLEV; from the coding sequence GTGGTTTTCATTGATACGTCCATTCTTGTAGAGTATATCCTGAACGGCCCGAATGCAGATTTCGCGGAGATGGTTCTAAGCGGTCCCTCTACCAGCGTGACGTCCACGATAGTTTACAGGGAATCACTCGGAGCCCTTGCAATGGCTTTCGGACGGCAGAGGTTCGGGATAAAGGGGAAACACAGCCTGCGGAAGTTTATAAGGAAAAACGGCTGGGCCCCGTTTAAGCCCGTCATCGATGCGCTGGACGGATTAATAAACGAAAGCGGGATTGTGGTGCTCCAGGATTCCCCACAGACTAACGCTTTAAGGACGATCATGGAAAAGTACCACCTGATGCCGTCTGACGCCCAGATAGTCCTGACCTGCCAGGCTTATGGAATTGAGAAGATAGCCACCTTCGACTCTGACTTCAAGAGGGTGGATTTCCTAAAAACACTGGAGGTGTAA
- a CDS encoding MBL fold metallo-hydrolase gives MIRNMNIYPLYDDGNHKVYWLGIEEAEDEKGILTNQYLVVDGNEAALVEPGGFFVFSRVLRNVSSVIPPTQIKYLMYSHQDPDVVAGLNLWFEYAPLAKLIISELWVRFIPHMAVLSAGRTIGIPDRGAEFQLGNSKIKAVPSHYLHSPGNFSFYDEKSGILFSTDIGAAAFPEGEWYLFVEDFDEHVQYMEGFHRRYMSSTKALRAWVRSIRKLKPKVIAPQHGAIFQDENVDRFLDWLDGLEVGIDVFEKEFYGE, from the coding sequence ATGATAAGGAACATGAACATCTACCCGCTCTACGATGATGGGAATCACAAGGTTTACTGGCTCGGCATCGAAGAGGCCGAGGACGAGAAGGGGATACTCACCAACCAGTACCTCGTGGTGGATGGAAACGAGGCGGCCCTCGTGGAACCCGGCGGGTTCTTTGTGTTTTCAAGGGTCCTGAGGAACGTTTCCTCGGTTATCCCGCCGACTCAGATAAAGTACCTCATGTACTCCCATCAGGACCCGGACGTTGTGGCTGGATTGAACCTCTGGTTTGAGTACGCCCCCCTCGCAAAGCTCATCATCTCGGAACTCTGGGTTCGCTTCATCCCCCACATGGCCGTTCTGAGTGCCGGCAGAACGATTGGGATACCCGACAGAGGAGCGGAGTTCCAGCTCGGAAACTCCAAGATAAAGGCGGTTCCTTCCCACTACCTTCACAGTCCCGGAAACTTCTCGTTCTACGACGAGAAGAGCGGAATACTCTTCAGCACGGACATAGGGGCGGCCGCTTTTCCGGAGGGTGAGTGGTACCTCTTCGTCGAGGATTTTGATGAACATGTACAGTACATGGAGGGCTTCCACAGGCGCTACATGAGCTCAACCAAGGCGCTGAGGGCATGGGTTCGCTCAATCAGGAAGCTGAAGCCGAAGGTCATAGCACCGCAGCACGGGGCGATATTCCAGGACGAGAACGTTGACAGGTTCCTCGACTGGCTCGATGGCCTCGAAGTGGGCATAGACGTCTTCGAGAAGGAATTTTACGGGGAATAA
- a CDS encoding DUF835 domain-containing protein, with the protein MLRISLPVLARSRKEGTRRVDVPAFRLVSSFSDIIEDSAVVIGRAGMKVPPDWNLITVSSVKGYFGPRELHRILDGIIKSLKGHPDRAVIIACPEYLALHNGFETFLRFLNTIRDHVILTNTRVYVVTDPLAWKPRQWALLKKLEL; encoded by the coding sequence ATGCTCAGGATTTCACTTCCTGTGCTGGCGCGGTCACGGAAGGAAGGAACCCGGAGGGTTGATGTCCCCGCATTCAGGCTGGTGAGTTCATTCTCCGACATAATCGAAGATAGCGCCGTTGTTATAGGCCGGGCCGGGATGAAGGTTCCTCCCGACTGGAATCTCATTACCGTGAGTTCCGTTAAGGGATATTTTGGTCCGAGGGAACTCCACAGAATTTTGGATGGTATAATCAAAAGTCTCAAAGGGCATCCGGATAGGGCTGTAATTATAGCCTGTCCCGAGTACCTGGCGCTCCATAATGGATTTGAGACGTTTCTGAGATTTTTGAACACCATTCGTGATCACGTTATACTCACCAATACCAGGGTCTACGTTGTCACTGATCCCCTTGCATGGAAACCAAGGCAGTGGGCCCTTCTCAAGAAACTTGAGCTCTGA
- the serK gene encoding L-serine kinase SerK produces MGVEKVPKYDIPTVKVDYVFIELDKMKPHEQLVQKELEAFIESVTGSGLFWKPMLLAKVPGEDMYLIVDGHHRWAGLQKLGAKKAPSVILDYFSDDVKVYTWYPAFKGSLEEVLERLKAEGLEVVEDPEAEEKAERGEMAFALVGEKSFAIPGGLDEQKKVSKVLDEMSVEGRIELIYYGLKEDAREDMGKGEIDYVFIRKAPSKEEVMELVKRGEVYSPKTTRHVLPFNPDKIDVKLEELF; encoded by the coding sequence ATGGGAGTTGAGAAGGTTCCGAAGTACGACATCCCGACCGTTAAGGTTGACTACGTTTTTATCGAGCTCGACAAGATGAAGCCCCATGAACAGCTCGTTCAGAAGGAGCTCGAGGCCTTCATCGAGAGCGTCACCGGCTCCGGTCTCTTCTGGAAGCCGATGCTCCTCGCCAAGGTTCCCGGTGAGGACATGTACCTCATCGTTGACGGTCACCACCGCTGGGCCGGTCTTCAGAAGCTCGGCGCCAAGAAGGCTCCCTCCGTCATACTCGACTACTTCAGCGACGACGTCAAGGTCTACACCTGGTACCCGGCCTTCAAGGGCAGCCTTGAGGAGGTTCTCGAGAGGCTCAAGGCAGAGGGGCTTGAGGTGGTTGAGGACCCCGAGGCCGAGGAGAAGGCCGAGAGGGGAGAGATGGCCTTTGCCCTCGTCGGCGAGAAGAGCTTCGCCATCCCCGGCGGCCTCGATGAGCAGAAGAAGGTCAGCAAGGTTCTCGACGAGATGAGCGTCGAGGGCAGGATCGAGCTCATCTACTACGGCCTCAAGGAGGACGCCAGAGAGGACATGGGGAAGGGCGAGATCGACTACGTCTTCATCAGGAAAGCCCCGAGCAAGGAAGAGGTCATGGAGCTCGTCAAGCGCGGTGAGGTCTACTCCCCCAAGACCACCAGGCACGTCCTGCCCTTCAACCCGGACAAGATAGACGTCAAGCTTGAGGAGCTGTTCTGA
- a CDS encoding adenosylcobinamide amidohydrolase: MEFKHFILPFDEPMLALSNAPHRGGLTRANGFFFMMVHKNYSGDYRADCLAFEWENDLENFVGFMTAADVAKVLSVVKSGSVTAYITAGITNPAIAGDVPPPWEPGTINIALVINEGLTVGAMTNAIMTATEAKSYTLLRLGYNATGTTSDGIGVFAFEGEKEWAGTATELGMNIGKAVRKALEESIAKWEMTRSVK, encoded by the coding sequence ATGGAGTTCAAACACTTTATCCTCCCATTCGATGAGCCGATGCTCGCCCTCAGCAATGCGCCCCACAGGGGAGGCCTTACGAGGGCCAACGGCTTCTTCTTCATGATGGTTCACAAGAACTACTCCGGCGACTACAGGGCTGATTGCCTCGCCTTCGAGTGGGAGAACGACCTTGAGAACTTCGTTGGCTTCATGACGGCCGCCGACGTGGCGAAGGTTTTATCGGTGGTGAAGAGCGGGAGCGTTACGGCCTACATTACCGCTGGAATCACCAATCCGGCGATAGCAGGCGACGTACCGCCTCCCTGGGAGCCGGGGACGATAAACATCGCGCTCGTGATAAACGAGGGACTAACCGTTGGTGCTATGACCAACGCGATAATGACGGCAACCGAGGCGAAAAGCTACACACTGCTGAGGCTTGGCTACAACGCGACGGGGACGACGAGCGATGGAATCGGCGTCTTCGCTTTCGAAGGGGAAAAGGAGTGGGCAGGAACCGCGACGGAGCTTGGAATGAACATCGGAAAAGCCGTCAGGAAGGCACTTGAGGAGAGCATTGCAAAGTGGGAGATGACGAGAAGTGTTAAATAA
- the glp gene encoding gephyrin-like molybdotransferase Glp, with protein sequence MREFKRLTPYREALKLLLDDLSEIPELEEVPLDEALGRVLAEDVVSPIDSPPFDRSAVDGYALRAEDTFPAREYSPVELRVVDEIVAGEESGARVEPGTVVKLMTGSKMPEGANAVIMQEMVEREGEVIRVLRPVAPGQNVAFAGEDVKKGEVILRKGQVLRPQDLALLKSIGFRSVKVKRKPRVGIIVTGDELIEEFDEGALKAGKIMESNSTMLMGLVRQYFGEPVFYGVVPDDEGAIRSAIERAGGECDLVLVTGGSAFGDKDFAHRFVKLLFHGTTIKPGRPVGYGEGVFIMSGYPVAVFAQFHLYVKHALAKLVGTRDYEVRVRARLTERVSSQLGRHEFVKVRYENGEARPIKKKGSGIISSLVESNGYIEIPEDSEGYLEGETVEVVLY encoded by the coding sequence ATGAGGGAATTCAAGCGCCTCACTCCCTACCGCGAGGCCCTGAAGCTCCTCCTCGACGATCTGAGCGAGATTCCAGAGCTTGAGGAGGTTCCGCTCGACGAGGCGCTCGGCAGGGTTCTTGCCGAGGACGTGGTTTCGCCGATAGACAGCCCGCCCTTCGACCGCTCGGCCGTCGACGGCTATGCCCTCCGGGCGGAGGACACATTCCCGGCGAGGGAGTACAGTCCGGTTGAACTCAGGGTCGTGGACGAGATAGTCGCTGGGGAGGAGAGCGGAGCGAGGGTTGAGCCCGGCACGGTGGTGAAGCTAATGACGGGCTCGAAGATGCCGGAGGGAGCGAATGCCGTCATCATGCAGGAGATGGTCGAGCGCGAGGGAGAGGTCATAAGGGTTCTCCGGCCGGTTGCCCCGGGCCAGAACGTGGCCTTCGCGGGAGAGGACGTGAAGAAGGGCGAGGTGATCCTGCGGAAGGGGCAGGTTTTAAGGCCCCAAGACCTTGCGCTCCTCAAGAGCATCGGCTTCAGGAGCGTGAAGGTCAAGAGGAAGCCCCGCGTCGGGATAATCGTCACCGGCGACGAGCTCATCGAGGAATTCGATGAAGGCGCGCTGAAGGCCGGGAAGATTATGGAGAGCAACTCGACTATGCTCATGGGGCTGGTGCGGCAGTACTTCGGCGAGCCGGTTTTCTATGGCGTCGTTCCAGACGATGAAGGTGCCATCAGGTCTGCAATAGAGAGGGCAGGGGGAGAGTGCGACCTCGTCCTCGTCACGGGCGGCTCCGCCTTCGGCGATAAGGATTTCGCCCACCGCTTCGTCAAACTGCTCTTCCACGGTACGACGATAAAGCCCGGAAGGCCGGTAGGCTACGGTGAGGGGGTCTTCATAATGAGCGGTTATCCGGTAGCTGTCTTCGCCCAGTTCCACCTCTACGTCAAGCACGCCCTTGCGAAGCTGGTGGGGACTAGGGACTACGAGGTCCGGGTTCGGGCAAGGCTCACCGAGCGCGTTTCGAGCCAGCTCGGAAGGCACGAGTTCGTCAAGGTCCGGTACGAGAACGGAGAAGCCAGACCGATCAAGAAGAAGGGCAGCGGAATAATAAGCTCGCTGGTGGAGAGCAACGGGTACATAGAAATCCCAGAGGACAGCGAGGGGTACCTCGAGGGAGAGACCGTTGAGGTTGTGCTGTACTGA